In Mucilaginibacter boryungensis, a single window of DNA contains:
- a CDS encoding fasciclin domain-containing protein: MKKLFITTIALVAIAIAPKTYAQTKMVGGAAMYPTKDIIDNAVNSKDHTTLVAAVKAAGLVETLKGAGPFTVFAPTNEAFNKLPKETVPTLLKPENKSTLTKILTYHVIAGRLSAEDLMAKVKAGMGKTELTTVQGGKLWVMQQGKKLYLVDEKGGKSWITIADVFQKNGVIHVVNTVLMPK; this comes from the coding sequence ATGAAAAAATTATTTATCACAACAATTGCTTTAGTAGCTATCGCGATTGCTCCTAAAACTTATGCGCAAACTAAAATGGTTGGAGGCGCTGCCATGTATCCCACAAAGGATATTATTGATAATGCAGTTAACTCGAAAGATCACACCACATTGGTGGCTGCAGTTAAAGCAGCCGGACTTGTTGAAACCCTTAAAGGGGCTGGGCCATTCACTGTTTTTGCGCCAACTAACGAAGCTTTTAATAAGCTGCCAAAAGAAACCGTACCGACCCTGCTGAAACCTGAAAACAAAAGCACATTGACCAAAATTTTAACTTACCATGTAATTGCCGGTCGCTTAAGTGCCGAAGATTTGATGGCTAAAGTTAAAGCAGGTATGGGCAAAACCGAATTAACTACCGTTCAGGGCGGTAAATTATGGGTAATGCAACAAGGCAAAAAACTTTACCTGGTTGACGAAAAAGGCGGCAAATCGTGGATCACTATTGCCGATGTATTCCAAAAGAACGGGGTGATACATGTGGTTAACACCGTATTAATGCCTAAATAA
- a CDS encoding carbohydrate kinase family protein, with the protein MEKQVLCFGEVLWDAFGYEKTAGGAPMNVANHLIQQGVKAQFASRVGNDRSGRELILNLQDRRLYFDELIQVDEKLPTCEVTVELDANKQASYIIPKPVSWDNIQVDDAFINAANNTDVIVFGSLANRGDVTRNTLRTLLEESNATKIFDVNLRDPHYELATIELLAATADVIKMNEAEASLLIGGGRGKKLQQKIIEFQKTYHNHTIIITRGPEGAMVWHDEQFYEHPGVKVETVDTVGAGDSFLATFIAGMLAGQPIPQILAKACHISAYVTTQRGANPVYPKGLLD; encoded by the coding sequence ATGGAAAAACAGGTTTTATGCTTTGGCGAGGTCTTGTGGGATGCGTTCGGTTACGAGAAAACGGCGGGCGGCGCACCAATGAATGTGGCTAACCACCTAATACAACAAGGCGTAAAAGCCCAGTTTGCCAGCCGTGTAGGTAACGATAGGTCGGGCAGGGAGTTGATATTGAATTTGCAGGACAGGCGGTTGTATTTTGACGAGCTGATACAGGTTGACGAGAAATTACCCACTTGCGAGGTTACTGTTGAATTAGATGCTAATAAACAAGCCAGCTACATTATCCCCAAACCGGTATCGTGGGACAATATCCAGGTTGACGACGCCTTTATAAACGCAGCTAACAATACCGATGTTATTGTATTCGGCAGTTTGGCCAACCGCGGCGATGTAACACGTAATACACTACGAACCCTGCTTGAAGAAAGCAATGCCACCAAAATATTTGATGTAAACCTGCGCGACCCGCATTATGAACTGGCCACTATTGAATTACTGGCGGCTACAGCAGACGTAATAAAAATGAACGAAGCAGAGGCATCGTTATTAATTGGGGGCGGCAGGGGCAAAAAGCTACAGCAAAAAATTATTGAGTTCCAAAAAACGTATCATAATCATACCATTATTATTACACGTGGCCCCGAAGGGGCTATGGTTTGGCACGATGAGCAGTTTTATGAACATCCGGGTGTTAAAGTTGAAACAGTGGATACTGTGGGCGCCGGCGACTCATTCCTGGCTACATTTATTGCAGGTATGTTGGCAGGGCAACCTATTCCGCAAATATTAGCTAAGGCCTGCCATATCAGCGCTTATGTAACTACCCAGCGCGGAGCAAACCCGGTTTACCCCAAAGGGCTATTGGACTAA
- the hemW gene encoding radical SAM family heme chaperone HemW, producing MAGIYIHIPFCKQACHYCDFHFSTSLKYRDEMVQAILKEIRLQKNYLDNETIETIYFGGGTPSLLKAEEIDQIINTITGLHTVAANAEITLEANPDDLNQQAIQALRQTPVNRFSIGIQSFFDDDLQWMNRAHRSHEAEASVKRAQDAGFENITIDLIYGYPLLTDAKWQQNTAMAFALEVPHLSAYSLTVEPRTALASFIKNKKQPPVSDQQSADQFIMLMDAMQQQGFEHYEISNFSKPGQYSRHNTNYWRGVKYLGIGPSAHSFNGDTRQWNIPNNAKYLAGLATGLVPAETEILTEENRLNEYIMTSLRTMWGLDLNKLENIAAGTKHLLLKEAHLFFDKGWLFQNGGILTLTQSGKLYADHIAGELFF from the coding sequence ATGGCCGGCATCTACATCCACATCCCTTTTTGTAAACAGGCTTGTCATTATTGCGATTTTCATTTCAGCACCTCGTTGAAATACCGCGATGAAATGGTGCAGGCTATTTTGAAAGAGATCCGCTTGCAAAAGAATTACCTTGATAATGAAACCATTGAAACCATTTACTTTGGCGGCGGTACGCCATCTTTGCTCAAAGCAGAGGAGATCGATCAGATCATTAATACCATAACCGGTTTACATACAGTGGCTGCGAATGCTGAAATAACGCTGGAAGCCAATCCCGATGACCTGAACCAGCAAGCCATACAGGCTTTACGCCAGACACCTGTAAACCGTTTCAGTATAGGGATACAATCTTTTTTTGATGACGACCTGCAATGGATGAACCGTGCCCATCGCAGTCATGAAGCCGAAGCATCGGTAAAACGCGCGCAGGATGCTGGTTTTGAGAATATCACCATCGACCTGATTTACGGCTACCCCTTGTTGACGGACGCTAAATGGCAACAAAATACAGCTATGGCCTTCGCGCTGGAAGTGCCGCACCTATCCGCCTATTCGCTTACGGTAGAACCACGTACGGCATTAGCATCATTCATTAAAAATAAAAAGCAACCGCCCGTAAGCGATCAGCAAAGCGCCGATCAATTTATAATGCTAATGGACGCGATGCAGCAACAGGGTTTTGAGCATTACGAGATATCCAACTTTAGTAAACCCGGCCAATATTCGCGCCATAACACCAATTACTGGCGTGGTGTAAAATACCTGGGCATAGGCCCCTCGGCACATAGCTTTAACGGTGATACCCGGCAATGGAATATTCCCAATAACGCCAAATACCTTGCCGGATTAGCTACCGGCCTTGTGCCTGCCGAAACCGAGATACTAACCGAAGAGAACCGCCTGAACGAATACATTATGACTTCCCTGCGGACCATGTGGGGGCTTGACCTAAATAAATTAGAAAACATTGCCGCGGGCACAAAACACCTATTGTTAAAAGAGGCACACCTGTTTTTTGATAAAGGCTGGTTGTTTCAGAATGGAGGAATTTTAACGCTTACCCAAAGCGGAAAACTATACGCGGACCATATAGCGGGCGAGTTGTTTTTTTAA
- a CDS encoding cupin-like domain-containing protein, with protein MALKLTSIDRVDHITKDDFVKNYLEPRKPLVIRKATESWPALQKWTFDYLKEVVGDKTVPLYDSSKADPSKPINAAASEMKFADYIDLIQSQPTDLRIFLFDPIKQAPGLLDDYRSPTDLMGGFLDKYPNMFFGGAGSVTFLHYDIDLAHIFHTHFNGRKHVILFDNKWSERLYKIPYATYALEDYDIEQPDFEKFPALNGVEGQEIILEHGDTLFMPTGYWHWMKYLDGSFSISLRAWDKSWGIKAKSLYNLTIQRKFDDFMKKNFRAKYMNWKEELAVKRAEKSLKSKV; from the coding sequence ATGGCATTAAAGCTGACATCAATTGATAGGGTTGACCATATCACTAAAGATGATTTTGTTAAAAATTATCTGGAGCCACGTAAACCGCTGGTTATACGGAAAGCAACTGAAAGCTGGCCCGCCCTGCAAAAATGGACCTTCGATTATTTAAAAGAAGTTGTAGGCGATAAAACTGTACCGCTGTATGATAGCTCTAAAGCCGATCCATCAAAACCTATCAACGCGGCGGCATCTGAAATGAAGTTTGCCGATTATATTGACTTGATACAGTCGCAACCTACCGATCTGCGTATCTTTTTGTTCGATCCCATAAAACAAGCGCCGGGTTTGCTGGACGATTATCGTTCACCTACCGATTTAATGGGAGGTTTCCTGGATAAATACCCCAATATGTTTTTCGGCGGCGCAGGTTCAGTCACGTTTTTACATTATGATATTGATTTGGCGCATATCTTCCATACCCACTTCAACGGGCGCAAACACGTAATACTTTTTGATAACAAATGGAGCGAACGACTATATAAGATCCCGTACGCTACTTACGCGCTGGAGGATTATGATATTGAACAGCCGGATTTTGAAAAATTCCCCGCCTTGAATGGCGTAGAAGGGCAAGAAATTATTTTGGAACACGGCGACACCTTGTTTATGCCTACAGGCTACTGGCATTGGATGAAATATCTGGATGGCTCGTTCTCTATTTCGCTGCGCGCCTGGGACAAATCATGGGGCATTAAAGCTAAAAGCCTTTATAATCTAACCATCCAACGTAAATTTGACGATTTTATGAAAAAGAACTTCCGGGCGAAATATATGAACTGGAAAGAAGAGCTGGCTGTGAAACGGGCGGAGAAAAGTTTGAAGTCGAAAGTCTGA
- a CDS encoding threonine synthase, whose translation MISAHTLLSPFDLESKSLLTHLRCPECGKIYDASVVQTVCNNGECDSSLFAEYNLDDALSKDILIGRPANMWRYREFMPVTEPENIVTLGEGFTPILPLQNLQAIAGDIQVYWKDESGNPTGSFKARGISAAVSKAKELGIDTIVTPTAGNAGGALAAYAARADIKAVVYMPALTPKLFKDECRLYGAQLIEVDGSISDCGKLAHADAVKNGWFEVSTLKEPYRLEGKKTMGYEIAEQFNWQLPDVILYPTGGGTGLLGIWKAFDEMECLGWIDNHRPKMVAVQSDSCNGIVKAFHTELNVSEFTDGGFTIANGLRVPKPYADKLILKVLRKSHGNAISVSDADMAIALKEIACHEGMLIAPEGAALWHAFKQLKSTGWLHNGQTVLLLNTGSGYKYLENLS comes from the coding sequence ATGATATCAGCCCATACATTATTATCGCCTTTCGACCTGGAATCTAAATCATTATTAACGCATTTGCGCTGCCCCGAGTGTGGTAAGATATACGATGCTTCGGTTGTACAAACGGTATGCAATAATGGCGAGTGTGACTCGTCGCTTTTTGCGGAATATAACCTTGACGACGCGCTATCTAAAGACATATTGATCGGTCGCCCTGCTAATATGTGGCGTTACCGCGAATTTATGCCGGTGACAGAACCCGAAAATATTGTTACCCTGGGCGAAGGGTTTACCCCTATCCTGCCTTTACAAAACCTGCAAGCTATAGCAGGCGATATTCAGGTTTACTGGAAAGATGAATCAGGCAACCCAACTGGCTCGTTTAAGGCCCGCGGCATCAGCGCGGCAGTGTCAAAAGCAAAGGAATTAGGTATCGATACGATAGTTACGCCAACTGCCGGCAACGCGGGCGGTGCTTTGGCAGCTTATGCCGCAAGGGCGGATATAAAAGCAGTGGTTTACATGCCAGCGCTTACCCCTAAGCTATTTAAAGATGAATGCCGTTTGTATGGGGCACAACTGATAGAGGTTGATGGCAGCATTAGCGATTGCGGTAAACTTGCCCATGCCGATGCTGTTAAAAATGGCTGGTTCGAGGTATCAACTTTAAAAGAACCTTATCGCCTTGAAGGCAAGAAAACCATGGGCTATGAAATTGCCGAGCAGTTTAACTGGCAACTGCCCGATGTCATTTTATACCCTACCGGTGGCGGCACAGGCTTGCTGGGGATATGGAAGGCTTTTGACGAAATGGAGTGCCTGGGCTGGATCGATAACCACAGGCCAAAAATGGTGGCTGTACAATCTGATAGCTGCAATGGTATAGTAAAAGCCTTTCACACCGAATTGAATGTTTCGGAGTTTACCGATGGTGGTTTTACCATAGCAAACGGGCTGCGTGTACCAAAACCTTATGCAGACAAACTTATTTTAAAAGTTTTACGTAAAAGCCATGGTAACGCTATCAGCGTAAGCGATGCTGACATGGCCATAGCTTTAAAAGAAATAGCCTGCCATGAAGGTATGCTGATAGCACCCGAAGGCGCCGCTTTGTGGCATGCGTTTAAACAATTAAAAAGTACAGGCTGGCTGCACAATGGCCAAACCGTATTGCTGCTAAATACCGGCAGCGGTTACAAATACCTGGAGAATTTATCCTGA